DNA sequence from the Synechococcales cyanobacterium T60_A2020_003 genome:
CTGCCTGTAAGGCGCGAATAGCTGTCTCTCTACCAGCACCAGGACCGCTAACCATAACCTCAATTTGACGCATTCCCTGGTCAGCAGCTCGACGTGCGGCTGCTTCGGCTGCCGTTTGCGCCGCAAAAGGAGTCCCTTTCTTTGCTCCCTTAAAGCCACTGGAGCCTGATGAAGCCCAAGAGATTGTTTGCCCTCCGACATCCGTAATCGTCACGATTGTGTTATTGAATGTGGAGCGGATATGGGCTACTCCACTTGGAACATTTCGCTTTTGCTTCTTAGCTCCCGATTTTTTTATCTGTCGCGCCATGGTATTTCCTGCTCAAACTTGGTAACGTAATGACTCAAAAATCAAAGGTATGAACCCACGGGGCAAGCCCCGGCAGGTATTCCGCCCCAAGGGGC
Encoded proteins:
- the rpsK gene encoding 30S ribosomal protein S11, which translates into the protein MARQIKKSGAKKQKRNVPSGVAHIRSTFNNTIVTITDVGGQTISWASSGSSGFKGAKKGTPFAAQTAAEAAARRAADQGMRQIEVMVSGPGAGRETAIRALQAAGLEITLIRDVTPIPHNGCRPPKRRRV